The bacterium region CGATAATGTTTTGAGTTCTTTTTTTACCAATAAGTTCACTGAAGATATCTATATCGCTTACTGTGTGAGTGGGCAGCCAACCAGCACCACCAGCATAATTTATATTAATTTTTCCACTTTCATCTTCAACTAAAACAGCATATCTGCCTGTAATAATCCCTGTATTGTCTTTGGTATAAAACCATTTTGCATCAGGAATAACATCATCATTAAGGTCCACTTCATCTCCTTCAAAAGAAGCCCTCCATCCATCTGTAAAAGCATCATATTCTCTGCTGTCATTATCAAGTTCCCAGATAGCGTTATCTATTCCTATCTTTGCAAGGTGTTGTGCTGTCTTACCTGTGAATATCTTGTAAGATGTCTTCTCCCAGAACTTAAAAATAAAAAGAAGCATTCCTGTGAATATGAAAAGAAGTAAAAGTATCATAAGTACCAGAACTACAGATGCACCTTTTCTATTGCATAGAGATTCTGATATATTTTTCAAATGTTTCTTCATATCTTTTTCCCTCTATTTTCTGAGAAAATGGTTTAATCTCAACTTTTATAATACGTGGCAGTTCTGGTTCTATCATACAGTCAGTATACCAGTGGTCAAGCCAGTTTTTACCATCATAGTAAGAGATTTGAAAATATCCTATATTTTCTCCGAGAATCTGTGCACCAGGGAAACCAGAAGGAAAGATAAAGAAAGGGTCATTTCTATCTATCCTGATAACAGAGACCTTTACTGTCTTGGCTTCTCTATCAAAATATATCCCGAACTTTGCAAGGTCTGTATCAGGCCCTTCAGAAAAGGGAGATATAAATTTTACATACTCTTTTTCACCTTCAAAGTTAATCCTTAATTTACCTTCCATATTATTACACATTGCAGAGGTGAGATATTTTTCCATATAGTCAAAGACCTTTATCGCTTCAGAAAACACCTTCTTTTCTCCCGACTGTCTTTCAAACCTTACAATGGACCCTTTAAAAATCATAACAGAGGAAAAAGTGGCAATACAGAAAATAATTACTGCTATAAGAATCTCAAGGAGTGTAAAGCCACTATCTCCTCCTGAAACTTCCTGAAAAGTATGTACGTTCATTTCTACCCTCATGCTTTCCTGTAATCTCTATCTCAACCCTGTAAAGACATTCCTTTTCTTCTTCTATACTCACATAATAACTGTAAAGAGGAAACTTTTCATCCACACCGGTTATAAAAGAAGGAACAGGTGGTCCATCTGAACTACCATAGACCTCTTCAATAAGAGTGAATAATCTATCTGCTATCTGTGAGGTTGTTATATATCCCTTACTTCTTCCTGAAAGTTTATCTATCACAGGATACACCCTGACAAGATAAATAATCCCTATCGCAAGGATAAAAAAGGCAATCAGTACACTTATAAAAGTCAGTCCTTTCTTTTCCATTAATTTGTTTCTCCCAGCCATCTCTCCCCGTAAAAAAGATAGGGAATAAATTTCTATTTCACTATAAAACATCTGCCTGTAAGATTATGGAGCACTATCTGTACCTCTTTCTTTCCTGAAGTATCTTCTAATATAAGGTATCCCCCTGTCCTTGCAGTCCCATCTGGATTAAAAACAAGAGGAGAAAAGCCAAGTGATTTATCCTTTATTTTTATATGGTCAGGAAATCTGTATTTTTTATCCACTATTTCCCTGTTGTTTCTCAGCACAACAAAACCATATTCATCAAATATCACAGAAAACTCCTTCCTTTCATTTACTGCGGATTCTCTTGCAAAATTTGCTATCTCAACAATGTTTTTTGCTGTGCTTTCCAGAAGGGATAACCGCTGATATTTTAGAAAATATGCCGTTGTTGGAACCATAAGAAGAGAAAAAATAAAGAGAACTATCAGTATTTCAATAACAGAAAATCCATATCTTACCCATCTCATTTTCTTTTAATAATAACATAACATCACTAATTTATTCCAGTATGATATGCTTCAAAAACAATCTCTCTTAACCAGAGGAAATAAAATGAAGAAAACACTCTAAAAAGGTAAAACCCTTACCCTCTTTTGTATATAGAAAACTATAAAGATGTATCTTTACTGGAAAGGTATGCTTCTGCAGACATACCCGCAATAGCACCCTCTCCACAGGCAGTAATAACCTGATACAGGGACTTTCTTATCACATCTCCACAGGCAAAAATCCCTTTAATAGATGTCTGCATTTTATAGTCAGTGATTATATAGCCGGCAGGGTTCTGCTCTATCTTTCCATCAATGAACTCTACATTGGGTTTCTGTCCCACAGATACAAATACCCCGTCAACCTTAATTGATTCTATCTCTCCTGTTTTTTTATTTTCCAGCACCAGTGAGTTTACCTTCTCTCCATCTCCCTCTATCTTACGGACTATTCTGGAAAGGAGAGGGGTTACAGGAAATTTTTTTAGTTCTTCTTGAAGATATGCAGATGCTCTGAAAACATCCCTTCTGTGGACAAGATAGCAAATGTCCGCATATCTTGTTAGATATATTGCCTCTTCTAATGCAGAATTACCGCCACCTACTACTGCAACCCTTTTCCCTTTGAAAAATGCACCATCACATATAGCACAGAAAGAGACTCCTTTTCCTGTATATTCATCCTCTCCTTCAACTCCTAACTTTTTTCTGGAAGAGCCACTCGCTATTATCAGTGCTGTTGTTTTGATTTCAGAGTTATCAACCAGCCGGACAATTTTCTTTTCATCCTCAAAGTATATATCTTTTACTTCCCCATTGATTATCTCTCCCCCGAACTTCATATATTGCTCTCTCATTTTTTCTGCAAGTTCTAATCCAGAGATGCCTTCAGGAAAACCAGGATAATTATCTATCCTTTCTGTAAGCAACATATTTCCACCAGTAAATGCTTTTTCAATAATAGTCGTTTTAATTCCTGCTCTTAGTGTATATATACCTGCTGTAAGCCCTGCAGGTCCACCACCAATAATGATAAGTTTATATTCCATCTTTTACCTCTTATACCGTATTCTTATTTCATAATATATCCTGTTAACAACCTTTTGAGGAACCTTTTGCTTTCTATGTGTCTGTCTGGATATAGCAATGGTTTTTTCAAGGGTATTAAGAAGAGAGAAACACCTCTCACATTCCCTTATGTGTTCTTCCATTATCTCCCTTATAAAGATGTCTATCTCGTTATCTATGTAGCCAGACAGCAACCGTAAAATCTCTTCACAGTCAAAGTGTCTATCCATTTCATATCCTTATTTGATGACCTATTTCTTTATTCTTAAAGTATTCAGAGAGTTTCTCTCTGAGATATAATCTACTTCTGTGTGCTCTTGTTTTCACTGCAGAAGGAGATATAGATAGAATCTCTGCCACTTCTGCTATGGGGAGTCCTTCAATATCATGGAGGACAAATACAGACCTATATTTTGCTGGCAGGGATTCAATCGCTTTATCCAGTGTTTCCTTCAGTTCCTGTTTTTTTAAGTAATCCACCGGGCTTTCTGTCCAGTCAGTGATTGTAGTATCGTATAAGTTTTTTGATATTTCTTTCAACCTTTCTTCAGAGACCTTTCTGCCTCTGTCTTTCCGCATCTTCATCAGAGCAAAATTTGTTGCTATTCTGTATAACCAGGTAGAAAATGAAGAGTCCCCCTTGAACTTTGGAAGGTTTTCATAAGCAGCAATATATGTCTCCTGCATAACATCAGCAGCATCTTCTTTATTGTGAAGCATTCGCAATCCAAGGTTATATATCTTGCCGCTTGTAGTTTTAATAAGGTCCTCAAATGCCTTAACATCTCCGTTTTTTGCTCTTTCTACGAGGACTAATTCACCATCAGAATTTGTTTTTGTCATAGTATCTCTATAATCTTTTTCTTGCTTTTAAGACCACTTTTAATTATAAAAGAACTTTTAGGTTTGTAATAATACTCTGAAAGTATTTCAATCAGCCGTTTATTTGCCTTTCCCTCAACAGCCGGAGCATCAACCCAGATTTTGAGGTTATTGCCTGTCTTTTGAATCTTTGATTTCTTTGCATTTGCTATAACAGTAACCACTATTTTCACAGGACATATTATAACATAAAAAAATTTAATAATAATGTTTTCAGAATTTGACAAAAGGGATTTAATTGATATGCTATATATAACAAACTTCTGGAGCAAATATGGGAAAAACCATAAGAATTTTTCTACTGCCAGTTATATTAATTAGCGGTTGTTCTATAACACCCAGACGTCTTGTATCGGAAAGAAAGACACAGATAATATCTCCTGCAATAGTTGCTAAATATTCTGAAAGCCCTGTATTGATAGATGGGAAATTAGACGACACTGTATGGAAGATAGCACCTGTGTATAAACTTGCTTTTTCAAGAGATATAGAGAGTAAAGGTAATATTATTCAGGAAGGAGGAGAAGTGCAGGTTGCTTGGGATGAGGGCTATTTATACATAGGAGTTAAGTTTAATGACTCAGATATAGTCCAGGAAAGCGATAAAGACCAGGATCATCACTACAGAAAAGGAGACCTTGTGGAGATATTTTTAAAACCAGAAGCAAACACCTGGTACTGGGAAATTTATGGTACACCCAATAATAAAAAAACAGTATTCTGGTTTCCTGGAAGGGGAAGATTAGGACTCCCTGGTTGTTATGAACCGGGGATGGAACTGAAAGATATTCTGATAGCAACTCAAATAAAAGGTACACTTAATAACTGGAAGGATATAGATGAATACTGGATGATTGAGATGGCAATACCTGTGAAAGAACTTACTAAATATGGTGATACATTCGGTCTTTGTTCTAATTGAAAGGTGTTAATAGCGAGGTATAACTATTCAAGATATCTTTATGAGAAAGAGATGTCAATGTATCCTCAACTTTCTGTCACAAATTATAA contains the following coding sequences:
- a CDS encoding prepilin-type N-terminal cleavage/methylation domain-containing protein; the protein is MNVHTFQEVSGGDSGFTLLEILIAVIIFCIATFSSVMIFKGSIVRFERQSGEKKVFSEAIKVFDYMEKYLTSAMCNNMEGKLRINFEGEKEYVKFISPFSEGPDTDLAKFGIYFDREAKTVKVSVIRIDRNDPFFIFPSGFPGAQILGENIGYFQISYYDGKNWLDHWYTDCMIEPELPRIIKVEIKPFSQKIEGKRYEETFEKYIRISMQ
- a CDS encoding GspH/FimT family protein; its protein translation is MRWVRYGFSVIEILIVLFIFSLLMVPTTAYFLKYQRLSLLESTAKNIVEIANFARESAVNERKEFSVIFDEYGFVVLRNNREIVDKKYRFPDHIKIKDKSLGFSPLVFNPDGTARTGGYLILEDTSGKKEVQIVLHNLTGRCFIVK
- the trxB gene encoding thioredoxin-disulfide reductase, with product MEYKLIIIGGGPAGLTAGIYTLRAGIKTTIIEKAFTGGNMLLTERIDNYPGFPEGISGLELAEKMREQYMKFGGEIINGEVKDIYFEDEKKIVRLVDNSEIKTTALIIASGSSRKKLGVEGEDEYTGKGVSFCAICDGAFFKGKRVAVVGGGNSALEEAIYLTRYADICYLVHRRDVFRASAYLQEELKKFPVTPLLSRIVRKIEGDGEKVNSLVLENKKTGEIESIKVDGVFVSVGQKPNVEFIDGKIEQNPAGYIITDYKMQTSIKGIFACGDVIRKSLYQVITACGEGAIAGMSAEAYLSSKDTSL
- a CDS encoding zf-HC2 domain-containing protein, which codes for MDRHFDCEEILRLLSGYIDNEIDIFIREIMEEHIRECERCFSLLNTLEKTIAISRQTHRKQKVPQKVVNRIYYEIRIRYKR
- a CDS encoding sigma-70 family RNA polymerase sigma factor; the encoded protein is MTKTNSDGELVLVERAKNGDVKAFEDLIKTTSGKIYNLGLRMLHNKEDAADVMQETYIAAYENLPKFKGDSSFSTWLYRIATNFALMKMRKDRGRKVSEERLKEISKNLYDTTITDWTESPVDYLKKQELKETLDKAIESLPAKYRSVFVLHDIEGLPIAEVAEILSISPSAVKTRAHRSRLYLREKLSEYFKNKEIGHQIRI
- a CDS encoding DUF167 domain-containing protein — protein: MKIVVTVIANAKKSKIQKTGNNLKIWVDAPAVEGKANKRLIEILSEYYYKPKSSFIIKSGLKSKKKIIEIL
- a CDS encoding carbohydrate-binding family 9-like protein encodes the protein MGKTIRIFLLPVILISGCSITPRRLVSERKTQIISPAIVAKYSESPVLIDGKLDDTVWKIAPVYKLAFSRDIESKGNIIQEGGEVQVAWDEGYLYIGVKFNDSDIVQESDKDQDHHYRKGDLVEIFLKPEANTWYWEIYGTPNNKKTVFWFPGRGRLGLPGCYEPGMELKDILIATQIKGTLNNWKDIDEYWMIEMAIPVKELTKYGDTFGLCSN